From the Purpureocillium takamizusanense chromosome 6, complete sequence genome, one window contains:
- the SCJ1 gene encoding DnaJ- protein scj1 (COG:O~SECRETED:SignalP(1-20~SECRETED:cutsite=ALC-AE~SECRETED:prob=0.8378)~EggNog:ENOG503NU15), with protein sequence MLLHSLGLLLLVGLAQLALCAEDYYKVLGVEKDATERQLKSAYRQLSKKFHPDKNPGDETAHEKFVQVSEAYDVLSDQETRHIYDTRGHEGVKQHQQGGGQGGHHDPFDLFSRFFGGHGHFGHAHREPRGHNVEVRVEISLRDFYNGATTEFKWERQQICETCEGSGSADGKVDTCGVCGGHGVRIIKQQLAPGMFQQMQMRCDACGGRGKTIANKCPTCSGARVERKFNTVTLKVERGAARDSRVVYENEADASPDWVAGDLIVNLSEKDPSEDENPDGLDGVYFRRKDDDLYWTEVLSLREAWMGGWTRNLTHLDAHVVRLGRPRGQSVQPGHVETVAGEGMPRWHEDGDSVYHKTEFGNLYVTYEVVLPDQMDAAMRDDFAALWDKWHARSGVDLLRDSGRPEAPLSPPPPARDEL encoded by the exons ATGTTGCTTCACAGTCTcggtctgctgctgcttgttggcctcgcccagctcgcgcTTTGCGCCGAGGACTACTACAAG GTCCTGGGAGTGGAAAAGGATGCGACAGAACGGCAACTCAAGTCGGCGTATCGCCAACTATCCAAAAAGTTCCACCCAGACAAGAACCC GGGCGACGAGACAGCACACGAAAAGTTCGTTCAGGTTTCCGAGGCCTACGACGTCCTGTCCGACCAGGAGACGCGGCACATCTACGACACCCGGGGGCACGAGGGCGTgaagcagcaccagcagggcggcgggcagggcgggcacCACGACCCGTTCGACCTCTTCTCGCGCTTTTTCGGCGGGCATGGGCACTTTGGGCACGCGCACCGTGAGCCGCGCGGGCACAACGTCGAGGTGCGCGTGGAGATTTCGCTGCGCGACTTCTACAACGGCGCGACGACCGAGTTCAAgtgggagcggcagcagatCTGCGAGACGTGCGAGGGCAGCGgctcggccgacggcaaggtcgaTACGTGCGGCGTAtgcggcgggcacggcgtcCGCATCatcaagcagcagctcgcacCGGGCATGTTCCAGCAGATGCAGATGCGCTGCGAcgcctgcggcgggcgcggcaagACCATCGCCAACAAGTGCCCGAcgtgcagcggcgcccgcgtcgagcgcaAGTTCAACACGGTGACGCTCAaggtcgagcgcggcgcggcgcgcgactcGCGCGTCGTGTACGAGAACGAGGCGGACGCGAGCCCCGACTgggtcgccggcgacctcATCGTCAACCTGTCGGAGAAGGACCCCTCTGAGGACGAAAACccggacggcctcgacggcgtctaCTTCCGccgcaaggacgacgacctgtACTGGACAGAGGTGCTCTCCCTGCGCGAGGCCTGGATGGGCGGCTGGACGCGCAACCTCacgcacctcgacgcccacgtcgtccgcctcggccgcccgcgcggccaGTCGGTCCAGCCGGGCCACGTCGAGaccgtcgcgggcgagggcatgCCCCGCTGgcacgaggacggcgacagcgTCTACCACAAGACCGAGTTCGGCAACCTCTACGTCACCTACGAGGTCGTCCTGCCCGACCAGAtggacgccgccatgcgcgACGACTTTGCCGCCCTGTGGGACAAGTGGCACGCCCggagcggcgtcgacctgctgcgcgacaGCGGCAGGCCCGAGGCCCCGctgtccccgccgccgcccgcgagggACGAGttatga